A window of the Citrus sinensis cultivar Valencia sweet orange chromosome 9, DVS_A1.0, whole genome shotgun sequence genome harbors these coding sequences:
- the LOC102617923 gene encoding DNA-(apurinic or apyrimidinic site) endonuclease, chloroplastic isoform X12 — protein sequence MNQVFQLGLKAFVTPAGFAVTPRNFRIGTFVSFRAMKPKRHLASSSKPASSFDNMEDEKDIGVESDEAGIQSVKNNPERIEVMTVQELRTILRSIGVPAKGSKRDLVSALKVYVEKKMDVGSSHVEIEEVSSISAESVSVKRKANTKSISGERKAKKFSHEEHAQEIYSVPEVSALQESKRRAKKSPIGDETGEVDAKASVKTDKISVTLPTVQSEPWTMLAHKKPQKGWIAYNPRTMRPPPLAEGTKSVKLLSWNVNGLRALLKLEGFSVLQLAQRENFDVLCLQETKLQEKDVESIKQCLLDGYENSFWTCSTSKLGYSGTAIISRIKPLSVTYGLGISDHDSEGRLVTAEFDSFFLLSCYVPNSGDGLRRLSYRIREWDPSLSSYVKELEKKKPVILTGDLNCAHQEIDIYNPAGNRRSAGFTDEERQSFGANFLSKGFVDTFRAQHPGVVGYTYWGYRHGGRKTNRGWRLDYFLVSQSLADKFHDSYILPDVTGSDHSPIGLILKL from the exons cTTTGCAGTTACTccaagaaattttagaattggaACCTTTGTCTCCTTCAGAGCTATGAAGCCTAAACGGCATCTTGCAAGTTCATCCAAACCGGCATCGTCTTTCGATAACATGGAAGATGAAAAG GATATTGGTGTAGAAAGCGACGAAGCTGGAATTCAGAGTGTAAAGAATAATCCCGAGAGAATTGAGGTCATGACAGTTCAAGAACTCAGAACTATATTGAG GAGTATTGGGGTCCCTGCTAAAGGTTCTAAACGTGATCTAGTATCTGCCTTGAAGGTTTATGTGGAGAAGAAGATGGATG TTGGTAGTTCTCATGTGGAAATAGAAGAGGTATCCTCCATTTCTGCTGAAAGTGTATCAGTAAAAAGGAAGGCTAATACGAAAAGTATATCAGGGGAGAGGAAGGCTAAGAAGTTTTCTCATGAGGAACATGCTCAAGAAATTTATTCTGTTCCAGAAGTTTCTGCACTCCAAGAAAGTAAGAGAAGGGCTAAAAAATCACCAATTGGTGATGAAACTGGTGAAGTTGATGCTAAAGCCTCAGTCAAAACTGATAAGATTTCAG TTACTCTGCCAACAGTCCAAAGTGAACCTTGGACAATGCTTGCACATAAGAAGCCTCAAAAGGGATGGATTGCTTATAACCCTAGAACTATGAGGCCTCCACCTCTGGCAGAGGGTACAAAATCTGTGAAGCTTCTGTCTTGGAATGTCAATGGGTTAAGAGCGTTACTGAAGTTAGAAGGATTCTCTGTACTGCAACTGGCCCAAAGGGAAAATTTTGATGTATTGTGCTTGCAAGAAACCAAACTGCAG GAAAAAGATGTCGAATCAATCAAACAGTGTCTCCTAGATGGATATGAGAATAGCTTCTGGACATGTAGCACTTCTAAACTTGGGTATTCTGGTACAGCAATTATCTCACGG ATAAAACCACTCTCAGTCACATATGGCCTAGGCATATCAGATCACGACAGTGAGGGACGGCTGGTGACAGCAGAGTTTGATTCATTTTTTCTGTTAAGCTGTTATGTTCCAAACTCTGGAGATGGCTTGAGAAGACTG TCATACAGAATTAGAGAATGGGATCCATCTCTTAGCAGCTATGTGAAA GAGCTGGAAAAGAAGAAGCCTGTCATTTTGACTGGTGATCTTAATTGTGCTCATCAGGAGATAGACATTTATAACCCTGCT GGAAATAGAAGAAGTGCTGGCTTCACAGATGAAGAAAGACAATCTTTTGGCGCAAACTTCTTATCTAAAGGTTTTGTAGATACCTTCAGAGCTCAACATCCTGGTGTTGTAGGCTATACTTATTGGGGTTATAGGCATGGTGGGCGCAAAACCAATAGAG GGTGGCGGCTTGACTACTTCCTAGTATCACAATCTCTAGCTGATAAGTTCCATGATTCATACATTCTTCCTGATGTTACCGGTAGCGATCATTCTCCAATTGGCCTTATTCTCAAGCTCTAG
- the LOC102617923 gene encoding DNA-(apurinic or apyrimidinic site) endonuclease, chloroplastic isoform X5, producing the protein MNQVFQLGLKAFVTPAGFAVTPRNFRIGTFVSFRAMKPKRHLASSSKPASSFDNMEDEKVNRLVGSTPKDIGVESDEAGIQSVKNNPERIEVMTVQELRTILRSIGVPAKGSKRDLVSALKVYVEKKMDVGSSHVEIEEVSSISAESVSVKRKANTKSISGERKAKKFSHEEHAQEIYSVPEVSALQESKRRAKKSPIGDETGEVDAKASVKTDKISVTLPTVQSEPWTMLAHKKPQKGWIAYNPRTMRPPPLAEGTKSVKLLSWNVNGLRALLKLEGFSVLQLAQRENFDVLCLQETKLQEKDVESIKQCLLDGYENSFWTCSTSKLGYSGTAIISRIKPLSVTYGLGISDHDSEGRLVTAEFDSFFLLSCYVPNSGDGLRRLSYRIREWDPSLSSYVKELEKKKPVILTGDLNCAHQEIDIYNPAGNRRSAGFTDEERQSFGANFLSKGFVDTFRAQHPGVVGYTYWGYRHGGRKTNRGWRLDYFLVSQSLADKFHDSYILPDVTGSDHSPIGLILKL; encoded by the exons cTTTGCAGTTACTccaagaaattttagaattggaACCTTTGTCTCCTTCAGAGCTATGAAGCCTAAACGGCATCTTGCAAGTTCATCCAAACCGGCATCGTCTTTCGATAACATGGAAGATGAAAAGGTGAACAGATTAGTGGGTTCGACCCCAAAG GATATTGGTGTAGAAAGCGACGAAGCTGGAATTCAGAGTGTAAAGAATAATCCCGAGAGAATTGAGGTCATGACAGTTCAAGAACTCAGAACTATATTGAG GAGTATTGGGGTCCCTGCTAAAGGTTCTAAACGTGATCTAGTATCTGCCTTGAAGGTTTATGTGGAGAAGAAGATGGATG TTGGTAGTTCTCATGTGGAAATAGAAGAGGTATCCTCCATTTCTGCTGAAAGTGTATCAGTAAAAAGGAAGGCTAATACGAAAAGTATATCAGGGGAGAGGAAGGCTAAGAAGTTTTCTCATGAGGAACATGCTCAAGAAATTTATTCTGTTCCAGAAGTTTCTGCACTCCAAGAAAGTAAGAGAAGGGCTAAAAAATCACCAATTGGTGATGAAACTGGTGAAGTTGATGCTAAAGCCTCAGTCAAAACTGATAAGATTTCAG TTACTCTGCCAACAGTCCAAAGTGAACCTTGGACAATGCTTGCACATAAGAAGCCTCAAAAGGGATGGATTGCTTATAACCCTAGAACTATGAGGCCTCCACCTCTGGCAGAGGGTACAAAATCTGTGAAGCTTCTGTCTTGGAATGTCAATGGGTTAAGAGCGTTACTGAAGTTAGAAGGATTCTCTGTACTGCAACTGGCCCAAAGGGAAAATTTTGATGTATTGTGCTTGCAAGAAACCAAACTGCAG GAAAAAGATGTCGAATCAATCAAACAGTGTCTCCTAGATGGATATGAGAATAGCTTCTGGACATGTAGCACTTCTAAACTTGGGTATTCTGGTACAGCAATTATCTCACGG ATAAAACCACTCTCAGTCACATATGGCCTAGGCATATCAGATCACGACAGTGAGGGACGGCTGGTGACAGCAGAGTTTGATTCATTTTTTCTGTTAAGCTGTTATGTTCCAAACTCTGGAGATGGCTTGAGAAGACTG TCATACAGAATTAGAGAATGGGATCCATCTCTTAGCAGCTATGTGAAA GAGCTGGAAAAGAAGAAGCCTGTCATTTTGACTGGTGATCTTAATTGTGCTCATCAGGAGATAGACATTTATAACCCTGCT GGAAATAGAAGAAGTGCTGGCTTCACAGATGAAGAAAGACAATCTTTTGGCGCAAACTTCTTATCTAAAGGTTTTGTAGATACCTTCAGAGCTCAACATCCTGGTGTTGTAGGCTATACTTATTGGGGTTATAGGCATGGTGGGCGCAAAACCAATAGAG GGTGGCGGCTTGACTACTTCCTAGTATCACAATCTCTAGCTGATAAGTTCCATGATTCATACATTCTTCCTGATGTTACCGGTAGCGATCATTCTCCAATTGGCCTTATTCTCAAGCTCTAG
- the LOC102617923 gene encoding DNA-(apurinic or apyrimidinic site) endonuclease, chloroplastic isoform X16 produces the protein MKPKRHLASSSKPASSFDNMEDEKDIGVESDEAGIQSVKNNPERIEVMTVQELRTILRSIGVPAKGSKRDLVSALKVYVEKKMDVGSSHVEIEEVSSISAESVSVKRKANTKSISGERKAKKFSHEEHAQEIYSVPEVSALQESKRRAKKSPIGDETGEVDAKASVKTDKISVTLPTVQSEPWTMLAHKKPQKGWIAYNPRTMRPPPLAEGTKSVKLLSWNVNGLRALLKLEGFSVLQLAQRENFDVLCLQETKLQEKDVESIKQCLLDGYENSFWTCSTSKLGYSGTAIISRIKPLSVTYGLGISDHDSEGRLVTAEFDSFFLLSCYVPNSGDGLRRLSYRIREWDPSLSSYVKELEKKKPVILTGDLNCAHQEIDIYNPAGNRRSAGFTDEERQSFGANFLSKGFVDTFRAQHPGVVGYTYWGYRHGGRKTNRGWRLDYFLVSQSLADKFHDSYILPDVTGSDHSPIGLILKL, from the exons GATATTGGTGTAGAAAGCGACGAAGCTGGAATTCAGAGTGTAAAGAATAATCCCGAGAGAATTGAGGTCATGACAGTTCAAGAACTCAGAACTATATTGAG GAGTATTGGGGTCCCTGCTAAAGGTTCTAAACGTGATCTAGTATCTGCCTTGAAGGTTTATGTGGAGAAGAAGATGGATG TTGGTAGTTCTCATGTGGAAATAGAAGAGGTATCCTCCATTTCTGCTGAAAGTGTATCAGTAAAAAGGAAGGCTAATACGAAAAGTATATCAGGGGAGAGGAAGGCTAAGAAGTTTTCTCATGAGGAACATGCTCAAGAAATTTATTCTGTTCCAGAAGTTTCTGCACTCCAAGAAAGTAAGAGAAGGGCTAAAAAATCACCAATTGGTGATGAAACTGGTGAAGTTGATGCTAAAGCCTCAGTCAAAACTGATAAGATTTCAG TTACTCTGCCAACAGTCCAAAGTGAACCTTGGACAATGCTTGCACATAAGAAGCCTCAAAAGGGATGGATTGCTTATAACCCTAGAACTATGAGGCCTCCACCTCTGGCAGAGGGTACAAAATCTGTGAAGCTTCTGTCTTGGAATGTCAATGGGTTAAGAGCGTTACTGAAGTTAGAAGGATTCTCTGTACTGCAACTGGCCCAAAGGGAAAATTTTGATGTATTGTGCTTGCAAGAAACCAAACTGCAG GAAAAAGATGTCGAATCAATCAAACAGTGTCTCCTAGATGGATATGAGAATAGCTTCTGGACATGTAGCACTTCTAAACTTGGGTATTCTGGTACAGCAATTATCTCACGG ATAAAACCACTCTCAGTCACATATGGCCTAGGCATATCAGATCACGACAGTGAGGGACGGCTGGTGACAGCAGAGTTTGATTCATTTTTTCTGTTAAGCTGTTATGTTCCAAACTCTGGAGATGGCTTGAGAAGACTG TCATACAGAATTAGAGAATGGGATCCATCTCTTAGCAGCTATGTGAAA GAGCTGGAAAAGAAGAAGCCTGTCATTTTGACTGGTGATCTTAATTGTGCTCATCAGGAGATAGACATTTATAACCCTGCT GGAAATAGAAGAAGTGCTGGCTTCACAGATGAAGAAAGACAATCTTTTGGCGCAAACTTCTTATCTAAAGGTTTTGTAGATACCTTCAGAGCTCAACATCCTGGTGTTGTAGGCTATACTTATTGGGGTTATAGGCATGGTGGGCGCAAAACCAATAGAG GGTGGCGGCTTGACTACTTCCTAGTATCACAATCTCTAGCTGATAAGTTCCATGATTCATACATTCTTCCTGATGTTACCGGTAGCGATCATTCTCCAATTGGCCTTATTCTCAAGCTCTAG
- the LOC102617923 gene encoding DNA-(apurinic or apyrimidinic site) endonuclease, chloroplastic isoform X15 encodes MKPKRHLASSSKPASSFDNMEDEKDIGVESDEAGIQSVKNNPERIEVMTVQELRTILRSIGVPAKGSKRDLVSALKVYVEKKMDVGSSHVEIEEVSSISAESVSVKRKANTKSISGERKAKKFSHEEHAQEIYSVPEVSALQESKRRAKKSPIGDETGEVDAKASVKTDKISVTLPTVQSEPWTMLAHKKPQKGWIAYNPRTMRPPPLAEGTKSVKLLSWNVNGLRALLKLEGFSVLQLAQRENFDVLCLQETKLQEKDVESIKQCLLDGYENSFWTCSTSKLGYSGTAIISRIKPLSVTYGLGISDHDSEGRLVTAEFDSFFLLSCYVPNSGDGLRRLSYRIREWDPSLSSYVKELEKKKPVILTGDLNCAHQEIDIYNPAGNRRSAGFTDEERQSFGANFLSKGFVDTFRAQHPGVVGYTYWGYRHGGRKTNRGWRLDYFLVSQSLADKFHDSYILPDVTGSDHSPIGLILKL; translated from the exons ATGAAGCCTAAACGGCATCTTGCAAGTTCATCCAAACCGGCATCGTCTTTCGATAACATGGAAGATGAAAAG GATATTGGTGTAGAAAGCGACGAAGCTGGAATTCAGAGTGTAAAGAATAATCCCGAGAGAATTGAGGTCATGACAGTTCAAGAACTCAGAACTATATTGAG GAGTATTGGGGTCCCTGCTAAAGGTTCTAAACGTGATCTAGTATCTGCCTTGAAGGTTTATGTGGAGAAGAAGATGGATG TTGGTAGTTCTCATGTGGAAATAGAAGAGGTATCCTCCATTTCTGCTGAAAGTGTATCAGTAAAAAGGAAGGCTAATACGAAAAGTATATCAGGGGAGAGGAAGGCTAAGAAGTTTTCTCATGAGGAACATGCTCAAGAAATTTATTCTGTTCCAGAAGTTTCTGCACTCCAAGAAAGTAAGAGAAGGGCTAAAAAATCACCAATTGGTGATGAAACTGGTGAAGTTGATGCTAAAGCCTCAGTCAAAACTGATAAGATTTCAG TTACTCTGCCAACAGTCCAAAGTGAACCTTGGACAATGCTTGCACATAAGAAGCCTCAAAAGGGATGGATTGCTTATAACCCTAGAACTATGAGGCCTCCACCTCTGGCAGAGGGTACAAAATCTGTGAAGCTTCTGTCTTGGAATGTCAATGGGTTAAGAGCGTTACTGAAGTTAGAAGGATTCTCTGTACTGCAACTGGCCCAAAGGGAAAATTTTGATGTATTGTGCTTGCAAGAAACCAAACTGCAG GAAAAAGATGTCGAATCAATCAAACAGTGTCTCCTAGATGGATATGAGAATAGCTTCTGGACATGTAGCACTTCTAAACTTGGGTATTCTGGTACAGCAATTATCTCACGG ATAAAACCACTCTCAGTCACATATGGCCTAGGCATATCAGATCACGACAGTGAGGGACGGCTGGTGACAGCAGAGTTTGATTCATTTTTTCTGTTAAGCTGTTATGTTCCAAACTCTGGAGATGGCTTGAGAAGACTG TCATACAGAATTAGAGAATGGGATCCATCTCTTAGCAGCTATGTGAAA GAGCTGGAAAAGAAGAAGCCTGTCATTTTGACTGGTGATCTTAATTGTGCTCATCAGGAGATAGACATTTATAACCCTGCT GGAAATAGAAGAAGTGCTGGCTTCACAGATGAAGAAAGACAATCTTTTGGCGCAAACTTCTTATCTAAAGGTTTTGTAGATACCTTCAGAGCTCAACATCCTGGTGTTGTAGGCTATACTTATTGGGGTTATAGGCATGGTGGGCGCAAAACCAATAGAG GGTGGCGGCTTGACTACTTCCTAGTATCACAATCTCTAGCTGATAAGTTCCATGATTCATACATTCTTCCTGATGTTACCGGTAGCGATCATTCTCCAATTGGCCTTATTCTCAAGCTCTAG
- the LOC102617923 gene encoding DNA-(apurinic or apyrimidinic site) endonuclease, chloroplastic isoform X13 yields MKPKRHLASSSKPASSFDNMEDEKVNRLVGSTPKDIGVESDEAGIQSVKNNPERIEVMTVQELRTILRSIGVPAKGSKRDLVSALKVYVEKKMDVGSSHVEIEEVSSISAESVSVKRKANTKSISGERKAKKFSHEEHAQEIYSVPEVSALQESKRRAKKSPIGDETGEVDAKASVKTDKISVTLPTVQSEPWTMLAHKKPQKGWIAYNPRTMRPPPLAEGTKSVKLLSWNVNGLRALLKLEGFSVLQLAQRENFDVLCLQETKLQEKDVESIKQCLLDGYENSFWTCSTSKLGYSGTAIISRIKPLSVTYGLGISDHDSEGRLVTAEFDSFFLLSCYVPNSGDGLRRLSYRIREWDPSLSSYVKELEKKKPVILTGDLNCAHQEIDIYNPAGNRRSAGFTDEERQSFGANFLSKGFVDTFRAQHPGVVGYTYWGYRHGGRKTNRGWRLDYFLVSQSLADKFHDSYILPDVTGSDHSPIGLILKL; encoded by the exons ATGAAGCCTAAACGGCATCTTGCAAGTTCATCCAAACCGGCATCGTCTTTCGATAACATGGAAGATGAAAAGGTGAACAGATTAGTGGGTTCGACCCCAAAG GATATTGGTGTAGAAAGCGACGAAGCTGGAATTCAGAGTGTAAAGAATAATCCCGAGAGAATTGAGGTCATGACAGTTCAAGAACTCAGAACTATATTGAG GAGTATTGGGGTCCCTGCTAAAGGTTCTAAACGTGATCTAGTATCTGCCTTGAAGGTTTATGTGGAGAAGAAGATGGATG TTGGTAGTTCTCATGTGGAAATAGAAGAGGTATCCTCCATTTCTGCTGAAAGTGTATCAGTAAAAAGGAAGGCTAATACGAAAAGTATATCAGGGGAGAGGAAGGCTAAGAAGTTTTCTCATGAGGAACATGCTCAAGAAATTTATTCTGTTCCAGAAGTTTCTGCACTCCAAGAAAGTAAGAGAAGGGCTAAAAAATCACCAATTGGTGATGAAACTGGTGAAGTTGATGCTAAAGCCTCAGTCAAAACTGATAAGATTTCAG TTACTCTGCCAACAGTCCAAAGTGAACCTTGGACAATGCTTGCACATAAGAAGCCTCAAAAGGGATGGATTGCTTATAACCCTAGAACTATGAGGCCTCCACCTCTGGCAGAGGGTACAAAATCTGTGAAGCTTCTGTCTTGGAATGTCAATGGGTTAAGAGCGTTACTGAAGTTAGAAGGATTCTCTGTACTGCAACTGGCCCAAAGGGAAAATTTTGATGTATTGTGCTTGCAAGAAACCAAACTGCAG GAAAAAGATGTCGAATCAATCAAACAGTGTCTCCTAGATGGATATGAGAATAGCTTCTGGACATGTAGCACTTCTAAACTTGGGTATTCTGGTACAGCAATTATCTCACGG ATAAAACCACTCTCAGTCACATATGGCCTAGGCATATCAGATCACGACAGTGAGGGACGGCTGGTGACAGCAGAGTTTGATTCATTTTTTCTGTTAAGCTGTTATGTTCCAAACTCTGGAGATGGCTTGAGAAGACTG TCATACAGAATTAGAGAATGGGATCCATCTCTTAGCAGCTATGTGAAA GAGCTGGAAAAGAAGAAGCCTGTCATTTTGACTGGTGATCTTAATTGTGCTCATCAGGAGATAGACATTTATAACCCTGCT GGAAATAGAAGAAGTGCTGGCTTCACAGATGAAGAAAGACAATCTTTTGGCGCAAACTTCTTATCTAAAGGTTTTGTAGATACCTTCAGAGCTCAACATCCTGGTGTTGTAGGCTATACTTATTGGGGTTATAGGCATGGTGGGCGCAAAACCAATAGAG GGTGGCGGCTTGACTACTTCCTAGTATCACAATCTCTAGCTGATAAGTTCCATGATTCATACATTCTTCCTGATGTTACCGGTAGCGATCATTCTCCAATTGGCCTTATTCTCAAGCTCTAG
- the LOC102617923 gene encoding DNA-(apurinic or apyrimidinic site) endonuclease, chloroplastic isoform X18 translates to MNQVFQLGLKAFVTPAGFAVTPRNFRIGTFVSFRAMKPKRHLASSSKPASSFDNMEDEKVNRLVGSTPKDIGVESDEAGIQSVKNNPERIEVMTVQELRTILRSIGVPAKGSKRDLVSALKVYVEKKMDVGSSHVEIEEVSSISAESVSVKRKANTKSISGERKAKKFSHEEHAQEIYSVPEVSALQESKRRAKKSPIGDETGEVDAKASVKTDKISVTLPTVQSEPWTMLAHKKPQKGWIAYNPRTMRPPPLAEGTKSVKLLSWNVNGLRALLKLEGFSVLQLAQRENFDVLCLQETKLQEKDVESIKQCLLDGYENSFWTCSTSKLGYSGTAIISRSYRIREWDPSLSSYVKELEKKKPVILTGDLNCAHQEIDIYNPAGNRRSAGFTDEERQSFGANFLSKGFVDTFRAQHPGVVGYTYWGYRHGGRKTNRGWRLDYFLVSQSLADKFHDSYILPDVTGSDHSPIGLILKL, encoded by the exons ATGAATCAAGTCTTTCAACTAGGACTCAAAGCTTTCGTTACTCCTGCTGG cTTTGCAGTTACTccaagaaattttagaattggaACCTTTGTCTCCTTCAGAGCTATGAAGCCTAAACGGCATCTTGCAAGTTCATCCAAACCGGCATCGTCTTTCGATAACATGGAAGATGAAAAGGTGAACAGATTAGTGGGTTCGACCCCAAAG GATATTGGTGTAGAAAGCGACGAAGCTGGAATTCAGAGTGTAAAGAATAATCCCGAGAGAATTGAGGTCATGACAGTTCAAGAACTCAGAACTATATTGAG GAGTATTGGGGTCCCTGCTAAAGGTTCTAAACGTGATCTAGTATCTGCCTTGAAGGTTTATGTGGAGAAGAAGATGGATG TTGGTAGTTCTCATGTGGAAATAGAAGAGGTATCCTCCATTTCTGCTGAAAGTGTATCAGTAAAAAGGAAGGCTAATACGAAAAGTATATCAGGGGAGAGGAAGGCTAAGAAGTTTTCTCATGAGGAACATGCTCAAGAAATTTATTCTGTTCCAGAAGTTTCTGCACTCCAAGAAAGTAAGAGAAGGGCTAAAAAATCACCAATTGGTGATGAAACTGGTGAAGTTGATGCTAAAGCCTCAGTCAAAACTGATAAGATTTCAG TTACTCTGCCAACAGTCCAAAGTGAACCTTGGACAATGCTTGCACATAAGAAGCCTCAAAAGGGATGGATTGCTTATAACCCTAGAACTATGAGGCCTCCACCTCTGGCAGAGGGTACAAAATCTGTGAAGCTTCTGTCTTGGAATGTCAATGGGTTAAGAGCGTTACTGAAGTTAGAAGGATTCTCTGTACTGCAACTGGCCCAAAGGGAAAATTTTGATGTATTGTGCTTGCAAGAAACCAAACTGCAG GAAAAAGATGTCGAATCAATCAAACAGTGTCTCCTAGATGGATATGAGAATAGCTTCTGGACATGTAGCACTTCTAAACTTGGGTATTCTGGTACAGCAATTATCTCACGG TCATACAGAATTAGAGAATGGGATCCATCTCTTAGCAGCTATGTGAAA GAGCTGGAAAAGAAGAAGCCTGTCATTTTGACTGGTGATCTTAATTGTGCTCATCAGGAGATAGACATTTATAACCCTGCT GGAAATAGAAGAAGTGCTGGCTTCACAGATGAAGAAAGACAATCTTTTGGCGCAAACTTCTTATCTAAAGGTTTTGTAGATACCTTCAGAGCTCAACATCCTGGTGTTGTAGGCTATACTTATTGGGGTTATAGGCATGGTGGGCGCAAAACCAATAGAG GGTGGCGGCTTGACTACTTCCTAGTATCACAATCTCTAGCTGATAAGTTCCATGATTCATACATTCTTCCTGATGTTACCGGTAGCGATCATTCTCCAATTGGCCTTATTCTCAAGCTCTAG
- the LOC102617923 gene encoding DNA-(apurinic or apyrimidinic site) endonuclease, chloroplastic isoform X7, with protein MNQVFQLGLKAFVTPAGFAVTPRNFRIGTFVSFRAMKPKRHLASSSKPASSFDNMEDEKVNRLVGSTPKDIGVESDEAGIQSVKNNPERIEVMTVQELRTILRSIGVPAKGSKRDLVSALKVYVEKKMDVGSSHVEIEEVSSISAESVSVKRKANTKSISGERKAKKFSHEEHAQEIYSVPEVSALQESKRRAKKSPIGDETGEVDAKASVKTDKISVQSEPWTMLAHKKPQKGWIAYNPRTMRPPPLAEGTKSVKLLSWNVNGLRALLKLEGFSVLQLAQRENFDVLCLQETKLQEKDVESIKQCLLDGYENSFWTCSTSKLGYSGTAIISRIKPLSVTYGLGISDHDSEGRLVTAEFDSFFLLSCYVPNSGDGLRRLSYRIREWDPSLSSYVKELEKKKPVILTGDLNCAHQEIDIYNPAGNRRSAGFTDEERQSFGANFLSKGFVDTFRAQHPGVVGYTYWGYRHGGRKTNRGWRLDYFLVSQSLADKFHDSYILPDVTGSDHSPIGLILKL; from the exons ATGAATCAAGTCTTTCAACTAGGACTCAAAGCTTTCGTTACTCCTGCTGG cTTTGCAGTTACTccaagaaattttagaattggaACCTTTGTCTCCTTCAGAGCTATGAAGCCTAAACGGCATCTTGCAAGTTCATCCAAACCGGCATCGTCTTTCGATAACATGGAAGATGAAAAGGTGAACAGATTAGTGGGTTCGACCCCAAAG GATATTGGTGTAGAAAGCGACGAAGCTGGAATTCAGAGTGTAAAGAATAATCCCGAGAGAATTGAGGTCATGACAGTTCAAGAACTCAGAACTATATTGAG GAGTATTGGGGTCCCTGCTAAAGGTTCTAAACGTGATCTAGTATCTGCCTTGAAGGTTTATGTGGAGAAGAAGATGGATG TTGGTAGTTCTCATGTGGAAATAGAAGAGGTATCCTCCATTTCTGCTGAAAGTGTATCAGTAAAAAGGAAGGCTAATACGAAAAGTATATCAGGGGAGAGGAAGGCTAAGAAGTTTTCTCATGAGGAACATGCTCAAGAAATTTATTCTGTTCCAGAAGTTTCTGCACTCCAAGAAAGTAAGAGAAGGGCTAAAAAATCACCAATTGGTGATGAAACTGGTGAAGTTGATGCTAAAGCCTCAGTCAAAACTGATAAGATTTCAG TCCAAAGTGAACCTTGGACAATGCTTGCACATAAGAAGCCTCAAAAGGGATGGATTGCTTATAACCCTAGAACTATGAGGCCTCCACCTCTGGCAGAGGGTACAAAATCTGTGAAGCTTCTGTCTTGGAATGTCAATGGGTTAAGAGCGTTACTGAAGTTAGAAGGATTCTCTGTACTGCAACTGGCCCAAAGGGAAAATTTTGATGTATTGTGCTTGCAAGAAACCAAACTGCAG GAAAAAGATGTCGAATCAATCAAACAGTGTCTCCTAGATGGATATGAGAATAGCTTCTGGACATGTAGCACTTCTAAACTTGGGTATTCTGGTACAGCAATTATCTCACGG ATAAAACCACTCTCAGTCACATATGGCCTAGGCATATCAGATCACGACAGTGAGGGACGGCTGGTGACAGCAGAGTTTGATTCATTTTTTCTGTTAAGCTGTTATGTTCCAAACTCTGGAGATGGCTTGAGAAGACTG TCATACAGAATTAGAGAATGGGATCCATCTCTTAGCAGCTATGTGAAA GAGCTGGAAAAGAAGAAGCCTGTCATTTTGACTGGTGATCTTAATTGTGCTCATCAGGAGATAGACATTTATAACCCTGCT GGAAATAGAAGAAGTGCTGGCTTCACAGATGAAGAAAGACAATCTTTTGGCGCAAACTTCTTATCTAAAGGTTTTGTAGATACCTTCAGAGCTCAACATCCTGGTGTTGTAGGCTATACTTATTGGGGTTATAGGCATGGTGGGCGCAAAACCAATAGAG GGTGGCGGCTTGACTACTTCCTAGTATCACAATCTCTAGCTGATAAGTTCCATGATTCATACATTCTTCCTGATGTTACCGGTAGCGATCATTCTCCAATTGGCCTTATTCTCAAGCTCTAG